TTGTTTTTGAAACAGAAACGAGGCCTGGTGCCACATCGGTACCCTCAGAGACCCAGGTTCCAACAAGCGGGTCAACGGTTGGTGTCGGTGGTACTACCGGGTTTTCGTCTTTGTTGCAACCTGTCAGCACGATTGCGAGGAAAAGGATTGAGAGTGAAAAGAGCTTTTTCATGTTTTTCTCCGGTTATTTTTGGTTGGTTAATTGTTGTCGGTTTATTTTCCCTGCCTCGTTTTTTGGGAGAGCCTGGAGGAATTCAATGTGTTTAGGAATTTTATATTTTGCAAGTCCCTCTTTGCAAAAGTGGATTATCTCTTCGGAATTTAAATTATGATCCTGATTTAGCACGATGAAGGCTTTCCCTGTTTCACCCCATTTTTCATCCGGCACTCCGATAACGGCACATTCTTTTATTGCAGGATTCTGATAAAGATATTTTTCAACTTCTGATGGATATACATTCTCACCACCACTTATATACATGTTTTTCTTCCGGTCAACCACGAAAAAGAATCCGTCGGAGTCTTTTAACAGAATATCACCTGTATGAAACCATCCATCAGTGATTGCCTCGGCGGTTTGCTTCGGTTTCCGCCAGTAGCCTTGTGTAACAACGGGTGATTTCAACCACAACTCGCCGGGAGTATCAACAGGGAGTTCATTTCCATTTTCATCAACTATTTTTGCCTGAATGTATGTATTTGGAAATCCTATTGAACCTTTTTTACTTATCGCATGATCGTGATGTAGTGAAAAACAATTTGGACCTACTTCAGTTAGTCCGAAACCCTGTCTGATCGGAATCCCTTTTTTGTGCCAAAGATTTATGAGAGGAATCGGCATCGGCGCACCGCCAACAATGGCAAATCTCACTGAACTCAGGTCAGTTTCCTCGAAGCGTGGAGAATCAGATAACATCTGAAGCATTGTCGGAACACCAAAAAGAAGAGTTGTCTTTTCCTTCTCCATCAGATCGAGAATAGTATCAGGTTCGAAAGAATTTAATAATGTATGTGATCCACCGACAAAAAGGAACGGAGTTAGGAGAACATTCCACCCGCCGGTATGGAAAAACGGAGCGTAGCTTTGTGTATGATCCGTATGCGTCAGATTTAACCGCAGGACAGTATTAACCGCATTCCAGAAAAGTTGTTTATTTGTGATTATGACTCCTTTTGAAAGGCCGGTTGTACCGGCTGTATAAAGGATCATTACCGGGTCTTCAAAGTCAGCAACATTTTTGAACTGCAATTTTGTATCTGAAAATTCAGCCGTCAAAAATGTGTTTATGCTTTCCATTTCAATTTTATGTGGAATCGGTTCGAGAGTCGTAAGTGCTTTTACTTCACCGGAAAAAACCGACTCATGGATAAAAACCGATGGTTCCGCATCGTAAATAAGAGTATCAAGCTCTCTCGGAGTAAGTCTGAAATTTAACGGAACGAGTATCATTCCGGCTTTTACACAGGCAACAAAAAGCAGTATAAATTCTGCTCTGTTTTTCGAGTAAACAGCGATCCTGTCTCCTTTTTCGAGTTTGAGATCATAAATGAACCAGTTGGCAAGTGCGTTTGCACGACAGTTGAAATCGTAGTAGTTCCATTCCTTCCCTGTCGAATGCTCCCTAAGGAAAAATTTATCGGGCGAATATGTTGCCCATTTACCGCACCAGTCGGTTTCCAAAAACTCTTTCATTTCTTTCCTCCCGGCAATTTTTGAAACAAAAGTGCTAGCAAACATGAAATAATAATCGCTACAGCAGCAGCCACTCCCGGATTCTCTCCTGTGGCAACAGTGAATGGAACAGCAATCTTGCCATAATACATTGTAAAATGAACTGCGACTGCTGCCACAGATGCAACCATCACACCGGTTCTGTTAACACTTTTGACAAACATACCGAAAATAATTGGCACGAATGCCGCTGAAAAATAAGCATAGACGCCATTTTGTGCAAAAATGGCAACACTCAATTTCGGGTTGACAAGCTGATCATAGGTCAGTAATATTGATACTACTGCAAGTATTGCTATTACTCCCCTGTTTATGAGAATCATCTTTCTTTGGTCAGGCTCCGACTTAAAGTATTTGTCGATCACAAAAGGTTTCAGAATATCCTGTGTTATAGTGCTTGAGAGTGATTGAATAAGACCCTCAAGTGTGGAAATTCCCGCAGAAATCAATCCCAAAACCACAAAGAGGGAGACAAAAACAGGGAAAACCGTTACCACATATGCAGGAATTATGCCGTCGGTCTTAAGGGCGATCTCTCCTGCTTTCAGATCCGGGAACTGTAACCGGGCGTAAAGTCCGACAAATACAACGAGGAAAAATATCCCCTGGGCAATTGCACCACTTATAAGATAAGATTTCACGCCCTTAGGATCTTTTATCAAGAGCGATTTTGTGATTATATGGGGTTGGCACACTATAGCTGCCCCGATCACAATCTGTGCGATAAATATCTCGAAGAAATCCCTGAAAAGAAAGCTTGACTCGTTATAAACCTGAACCAGTCTTCCGTCAATACTTCCTAGTTTATCTATGAAACCGCTTATTCCATCATTGAAATAGTGATACCCTGATCCAAGCATGATAAATGCCACAAAGAGCATTATTATTGCCTGAACTGTGTTGGTATAGACCATTGAATTGGCGCCACCAAACATCATATAACCAAACACAAATATTACTGTTCCAATGAGAACATATATTTCGGGTACATCAAGTGTTTTCGCAATCACTTTTGTGAGTCCGACTGCTATCAGCACAATAAAAGTCAGGAGCAGAAGTGATAAAACTGCAAAATAGAGTCCGAATCCCTTGCTTTCATACTTCTTACCCATCCACTGTGCGAGTGTGCCCGCCTTAACTGAGGAGCCGAATTTTCTAAATCCAATCGTCAGGACAATCAGCGAAATTATAGCAGCCGCCGGATAAACCAGTCCGTAAGAAATAAATCCGCTGATTCCGTATGTAGCCACAAGACCGGGATTAATAACGAAAGTAGCAGCGCTTGTCATCGAGGCAGCAAGTGCAAATCCGACAGTCCATGGAGGGAAATTTACACTTCCAACTGCATAGTCATCCATCGATTTGACTTTGAGCGCACCTCTGATTACAAAGAAAAGAGTCACAGCGATATAAGCCGATATTAAAACCCAACCCGCAGTTACAAGTTCACTTGAGGCAAGTCCCATTTCGTTTCTCCTTTAGAATTTTACCAAAGCTGACGCAAATGCAAGACCGCCACCTGAGCCAACGAACATCAGATAGTCGCCCCTTTTAATTCTGCCCGACTTGTACGCTTCATTTAAAGCCATCGGAATACATGCAGAACCGGTATAGCCGTAGGTTGACATTATAACTTCACCTTTGTCCCGCGGTACTCCAAGATTGTCGAGTGTCTGCCAGATTGAATTGATATTGATCTGAGTAAAGAAATATCTGTCAACTTTATCCGCAGAAATTCCTTCCTTTTGACACGCTTTTAAAACCATCTTTGTCCAGATTTCAGGATTCAGCTCTTTTGGGAATTTTTTCACAAATTTAAGCAGGTGATCCTTTTTTTCCAGTACTTCAGCAGTTAAGGGATATTTAGTTCCACCGGCATAAATTCCCATCCACTCGTTGTATTGCCCGTCAGAGAAAAGTTCTCCGTTAAGGAAACCTTCACCATCGTTTGAAGATGTCAGGACAACCGCTCCGGCACCATCGGCAAAAAGGGTTACAGTTTTTTTATCATGTAAATCAAGGAATTTACTCATTGCATACCCGCCAATCACAAGAACGGTATTGCAATCCGGGTCCCCGGCAACAAATTTTGCTGCAGTATTTAAAGCTGTAACAAAACCCGCACAAGCGGTATTAATGTCAAATGTTCCGGCATTGACGGCACCAATTCTGTGTTGAATGATTGATGCTGTGGACGGTGACACGAATTCGGGAGTGTCTGTCGCAATTATTATCAGATTAATATCAGCCGGTGAAATCCCGGCATCCTTGATAGCTTCCACAGCCGCTTTTTCGCAAAGATCGGCTGTGGATTCATTCTCCGAACACCATCTGCGTTCTCTGATCGTAAGGTTTTCTCTCAACCAGGTGTCGACATCTTCTCCGAGAATATCGTTGAAAAATTGATTCGTCACCACTTTTTCCGGTGCAAAGGCACCAATACCTGCAATTCTGGCTTTTCTGATCATCTTCTTACATCACCAGTCCACCGTCGACACTAAGGACGGTTCCATTTACATAATTGGATTCATTAGAAGCGAGGAAAAGATATGCGTTTGCAATATCTTCAGGGGCACCAAGCCTTCCGAGTGGAGTTTTTTCAACAAGCATGTTAATTACTTTTTCAGGAATTGTACCTACCATTTCGGTGGCGATGAATCCGGGAGCTACAGCATTAACACATATTCCTTTTCTGCCAAGCTCTCTTGCCCAGACTTTTGTCATCCCGATAACACCCGATTTTGTAGCTACATAGTTTGTCTGACCAAAATTTCCGTACAGACCGACAACAGACGAAGTGTTGATGATTTTGCCGGATCCTTTTTCAATCATTACATTCATTACTGACTTTGTACAGTTGAAAACACCGGTCAAATTTACATCAATTACCATTTTCCACTGTTCTGGGGTCATTTTGGCGAGACTCGCATCACGGGTGATTCCGGCATTGTTCACAAGGATGTCAATGGTCCCGAGAGTCTCAACTGTTTTTGCAGCAGCTTCGGTTGTTGACTTGAAGTCTGTCACATCCACCTTTACAAACAGAGCCTTTTTACCCTCATTCGTAAGGGAAGACACAAGTTCATTTCCAAGTTCTTCATTTACATCCCAGATTGCAACGGCTGCGCCTTCTTCAGCAAATCTCAGAACTGCTGCTTTCCCGATGCCTCTTGCACCACCGGTGACGATTGCAACTTTGTTTTCAAGTCTTTTCATATTTTTTAATCTCCATTTTTATCGTTTGAAAAATTTAAAACGAAAAGAGCGCAACCTTCCCTGAATATTTTTCATTTAATATTCAGAGTAAAGTCTTTTTCTCTCCTCTTCCCACTCGGTTTGAAAATTCAAATAATGAATTTCCATTAATTTGTAGAATCTCTCCATCTCTTCAAGCCGTCTAGCGGTAACACTGTTTTTCTCGAGATCGGCATCCTTTGCCATTTCTCTCAATATGCCGGCAATTCTTGTATTATTCCGGATGAGATCAAAATTATTAAGAAACGCATTCTCGAAAATTTCGGGCTCTATCTCGTAATAATCTTTCCTGTTGTTCTCAGCTACCCATGCTTTTCTAATCAGCTTTTTGTCACGGAGTCTTCTGAGAATCTGGCTGACGGGACCCTTGCTCCTCCCAAGTTGCTCGCAAATATCGTCGAGAGAAACAGGTTGCGGACTGAATATCAACAACGCCACTATATGACCCATCAGCTTGTTCAAGCCGAAAGCCTTGTAGGCATCGCCGAAGCGACGAATCATATCATTTTTTATCTGTTCGTTTTCTATCATTGGGTTTTTAACATTTCAAAAATTTGAAACGATTAAAATTAAGCAAAAGATAATTCATGTGCAAGAAAAAAATCAGACGATGTACTTTTTTATCGTATGGATGAGACTGTCACGCTTAAACGGCTTGGCAATATAGTCGGTGCACCCCTCACTCAGGAAAATTTCCCTGTCACCCGGCATCGCAAATGCTGTTATTGCAACGATTGGCAAAAGAGCAAACCGGGGCATTTTACGAATAAGTCTTGTAAGTTCCACGCCATCCAGACCTTCCCTGAGGTTTATATCCATGAGGATGGCAGCAAATTTTTCATCCCCTTCCAAAAGTTTTAATGCCTCTTCTCCATTTCTGGCATGCTGTACTTTACAAATTTTTGCAAGATGCATCGACACTATTTCAAAAGGTGTATCTTCATCATCAACATACAGAAGTGTAGCCAACTTGTCGGAAGAAACCGTTAATTCCTCAACTGAAGTGCGGGTTACTGTTTTTCTTTTTTTGGTCGAGGTTGACTTCGGTAATTTCAACAGAAATGTCGTCCCAATATTTTCTTTGCTTTCAACTCGAATTTTCACTCCGAGGAGATCACAAAGTTTCTTTGTTATGGTCAAGCCGAGGCCTGTTCCTTCAAAATTACGCCCCATCCCCTCACTAACCTGTCTGAATTCCTGCCAGATCAGATTCAGATTTTCCGGTTTTATCCCGATTCCGGTGTCTGCTATTGCAATCTCCACAAATTCTGTTTCATCCTCCTCCAAAACAGAAATTGAAATGGTCACACTTCCATTCAGTGTATATTTAAGAGCATTGCTGATTATATTGTTAAATATTTGAAAGAATGCTCTCTCATCCGAGT
This region of Bacteroidota bacterium genomic DNA includes:
- the fabG gene encoding 3-oxoacyl-ACP reductase FabG; the protein is MKRLENKVAIVTGGARGIGKAAVLRFAEEGAAVAIWDVNEELGNELVSSLTNEGKKALFVKVDVTDFKSTTEAAAKTVETLGTIDILVNNAGITRDASLAKMTPEQWKMVIDVNLTGVFNCTKSVMNVMIEKGSGKIINTSSVVGLYGNFGQTNYVATKSGVIGMTKVWARELGRKGICVNAVAPGFIATEMVGTIPEKVINMLVEKTPLGRLGAPEDIANAYLFLASNESNYVNGTVLSVDGGLVM
- a CDS encoding MarR family transcriptional regulator, with protein sequence MIENEQIKNDMIRRFGDAYKAFGLNKLMGHIVALLIFSPQPVSLDDICEQLGRSKGPVSQILRRLRDKKLIRKAWVAENNRKDYYEIEPEIFENAFLNNFDLIRNNTRIAGILREMAKDADLEKNSVTARRLEEMERFYKLMEIHYLNFQTEWEEERKRLYSEY
- a CDS encoding long-chain fatty acid--CoA ligase gives rise to the protein MKEFLETDWCGKWATYSPDKFFLREHSTGKEWNYYDFNCRANALANWFIYDLKLEKGDRIAVYSKNRAEFILLFVACVKAGMILVPLNFRLTPRELDTLIYDAEPSVFIHESVFSGEVKALTTLEPIPHKIEMESINTFLTAEFSDTKLQFKNVADFEDPVMILYTAGTTGLSKGVIITNKQLFWNAVNTVLRLNLTHTDHTQSYAPFFHTGGWNVLLTPFLFVGGSHTLLNSFEPDTILDLMEKEKTTLLFGVPTMLQMLSDSPRFEETDLSSVRFAIVGGAPMPIPLINLWHKKGIPIRQGFGLTEVGPNCFSLHHDHAISKKGSIGFPNTYIQAKIVDENGNELPVDTPGELWLKSPVVTQGYWRKPKQTAEAITDGWFHTGDILLKDSDGFFFVVDRKKNMYISGGENVYPSEVEKYLYQNPAIKECAVIGVPDEKWGETGKAFIVLNQDHNLNSEEIIHFCKEGLAKYKIPKHIEFLQALPKNEAGKINRQQLTNQK
- a CDS encoding ketoacyl-ACP synthase III, which translates into the protein MIRKARIAGIGAFAPEKVVTNQFFNDILGEDVDTWLRENLTIRERRWCSENESTADLCEKAAVEAIKDAGISPADINLIIIATDTPEFVSPSTASIIQHRIGAVNAGTFDINTACAGFVTALNTAAKFVAGDPDCNTVLVIGGYAMSKFLDLHDKKTVTLFADGAGAVVLTSSNDGEGFLNGELFSDGQYNEWMGIYAGGTKYPLTAEVLEKKDHLLKFVKKFPKELNPEIWTKMVLKACQKEGISADKVDRYFFTQININSIWQTLDNLGVPRDKGEVIMSTYGYTGSACIPMALNEAYKSGRIKRGDYLMFVGSGGGLAFASALVKF
- a CDS encoding sodium:solute symporter gives rise to the protein MGLASSELVTAGWVLISAYIAVTLFFVIRGALKVKSMDDYAVGSVNFPPWTVGFALAASMTSAATFVINPGLVATYGISGFISYGLVYPAAAIISLIVLTIGFRKFGSSVKAGTLAQWMGKKYESKGFGLYFAVLSLLLLTFIVLIAVGLTKVIAKTLDVPEIYVLIGTVIFVFGYMMFGGANSMVYTNTVQAIIMLFVAFIMLGSGYHYFNDGISGFIDKLGSIDGRLVQVYNESSFLFRDFFEIFIAQIVIGAAIVCQPHIITKSLLIKDPKGVKSYLISGAIAQGIFFLVVFVGLYARLQFPDLKAGEIALKTDGIIPAYVVTVFPVFVSLFVVLGLISAGISTLEGLIQSLSSTITQDILKPFVIDKYFKSEPDQRKMILINRGVIAILAVVSILLTYDQLVNPKLSVAIFAQNGVYAYFSAAFVPIIFGMFVKSVNRTGVMVASVAAVAVHFTMYYGKIAVPFTVATGENPGVAAAVAIIISCLLALLFQKLPGGKK